The following is a genomic window from Pseudothermotoga thermarum DSM 5069.
TCGATAAGAATACCAGCTGCGCTATGTGGGGTAGTTGGATTAAAACCGACTTACGGTGTTGTCAGCACCAGCGGAGTAATTCCTTTGGCTTGGCATCTCGATCACGTTGGACCTATTACATCCTCCGTAGAGGATGCTCACTTGATTTTCAGAATAACTCGCAAATATGATAGAAATAATCCTTACTCTGTGACAAGAGTTTATAAGGTTAAAAGAAACCTTTCACGTTTGCGTGTTGCCGTAGCGGTTGGAGAGTATATAGAAGAAGCTGATCAAAGAATTCTTGAACTTGTGAGGGATATTGCAAAATCTCTTGAGAAAATGGGCTTTTCAGTTGAACAAAAGAAATTGGATTGGCTAAAAGATTTAGCTGCCGCCAATGTTTTGATGACACAGGTGGAAGCAGCTACGTTTCACAAAGAAAGACTTTTGAAAAATCCAGAAATGTTCGGTTCGGATGTCAGAGAAAGACTCATGCAAGGTTTAAACACCAGCGGTACTGATTATGCTCTTGCAAGAAAAACACAAACTGAGGCAAAGCACATTTTCAGAGAATTCTTCAAAGAGTACGATTTAATCCTTCTTCCAACAACTCCCATCACAGCTCCACCCATTGAAGGAGAAAATGCCGTTGCAATGGCTAGAAAGTTAACACGGTTCACCGCTCCGTTCAATATTTCTGGACTTCCAGCTTTAACGGTACCGGTGGGTTTTGTCGATGGGCTGCCTGCTGGTGTGCAATTGGTTGCAAGCTGGTTTGAAGAGGAATTGCTTTTCTTTGTTGGTCAAAAAATCGAAAGTATTGTGAAATAATACATCGCATTTTAAAATTACATTTGGGAAGTGAAAAGATGAAAAGGGTAATGAGTGTTCTTTTGCTGGTAATTCTATTCTTCTCTGTGGTTTTATCACAACAAGTTACACTCAGAGTTATTCAAGTTTTCACAAGTCCTTTGAGAACGAAAATACTTGAACAGATCATTCAAAAATTTGAGGAACAAAATCCTGGAGTAAAAGTAGAACTCATATCCCCACCTTACGAAACAGCCTATCAAAAGATTTACTTGATGGTAAGCGCTGAAGAACCTTTGGATATCGTTGAAGTTGGAGATTGGTCGTTGAGCGCTCTTGCAAGTATGGGTAAATTGCTTTCCTTAGAACCTTATCTGGCTAAGTCTGAACTGACGAAGTATTTGGTCGAAGGAGTATTGGAGAGCGCAAGAACCTACAAAAATACTGCTTACCTTCTTCCCAATGCGATATACGTGAAGACGCTTTTCTACAGGCCTGACATACTTTCAAAATATGGAATAACTGAACCTGCAAAAACGATGGATGAACTTTTGGAGCATTGTAGAATTTTAACAAGGTCAGATAAAAACCAGTATGGATTTGATTTCCGTGGGAAAGGATATCCAACAGCGTTCATTGACATAGTTATGACTTCTTTCTTCGATGATATAGATCCGAACTGCATGTATTTGAAAAAAGATGGAAAGTTGATATTTGAAGACAAGAGAGCATTGGAAGCTTTGAATTTCTATATAGAACTTTACAAAACAGCACCAAAAGATTCCATCAATTGGGGATTTGATGAGCAAGTAAACGCTTTTGTCTCGGGAATTACTCCATACCTTTTCCAAGATCCGGACACGGTGGGGTTGTTGAATGAACTTATGGTTGAGGGGACTTACAAGACCGCTCCACTGCCAATAGGTAAGGGGGGCAAGGCTTATCCAACTATTGGATTTGCCGGATGGGGTATAACAAGTTATTCCAAAAACAAAGATCTTGCATGGAAGTTCATAGAGTTTTTCAATTCGCCGGAGATCAACGCGCTTTGGTGCAAAGAATATGGCGCCTTGCCTGTGGACAAAAGAGTTTACGAAATGGAGCCATACTTCCAAAGTGAAAAATTCGCCGGTTGGATTGCTATGTTCAACGATCCAGAAAAGTATCAATTTACAAGGTATCCTTTGGACAACGAAGCTTGGAGTGAGTGGAATGAACCTCACGAGACAACTATGCAGCAAGTTTTGCTTGGAAAGCTGAAACCAGAAGCAGCGCTGAAAATGTGGGCTGACTTCTGGAAGAAGGCGGGGCTTGGCAAGTAGGGATGAAGGTTAAAAATTTATCGTACTTTCTAATGTTATCCCCCACATTGCTACTCGTTTCTTTCTTGAACTTGTATCCCCTCGTTCGCGGGGGGATCATTTCTTTTCAAAGGTTGACAGTTTTTACTATGAACAATCCAAGGTTCATTGGATTTCAAAACTATGTGTCCGTGCTGAATGACCCTTGGTTCTTAACTTATGTGTTGAATACAATTGTTTGGATTGGCTTTTCTGTTCTTTTTCAATTCGTTTTTGGTTTAATCTTGGCTTTGCTTTTGAACAAACCATTTTTCGGTCGAAGCGTTTATATGGGATTAGTTTTCTACCCTTGGTCGCTTTCTGGTTTTGTTATAGGACTACTTTGGTCATGGCTTTTGAACGGACAGTTTGGTGTGTTGAACGATATTCTTCTTAAGATTGGTATCATTAGGTCGTCGGTGAGTTTTCTTTCCGATCCAAAATTAGCTATGTTTTCTGTGATAATGGTCAACGTTTGGTATGGAATACCGTTTTTCGCCATAATGTTGCTCGCGGCGTTGCAAGCAATTCCGCAAGAGCTCTACGAAGCGGCAGCTATAGACGGAGCTGGGTTGTGGAAGCAATTTTTGACTATAACCCTGCCATCTTTAAAGCCAACGATAGTCAACTCGGTGTTGCTCAGAATAATCTGGGTTATGAATTTCCCAGATATCATATACGGAATGACTCGTGGTGGTCCTGCTGGAGTTACAACAACCCTTTCTGTCTACATGATAAACATAGTCTACTACCGGAACGATTTTGGTAAAGCTGCCGCAGTCGGAGTTATTATAACCTTGATACTCCTTTCTTTCACAGTTTTGTACTTGGCGTTGCTTGGAAGGGATGAGTGATGCTTAGCAAAAGAAAAAGAATTGTTTTATCGACAGTTCGAGCAATAGGCTTGAGCATATTCTTGGTTTGTGCTATCTTTCCACTTTTGTGGATTGTTCTCACATCTCTTAAGGAATCAACTGAGGTTTATACCTTTCCCATTAGATACATACCTTCGAAGATTTCTTTTGATGCGTATAGGTATCTTTTTAGCTTTGCCAAGTTCCACATTTATTTTAAAAATAGTCTAGTGGTTTCCCTTCTATCCGCAACTATCGCGACGATATCGTCTTTGCTGAGTGGTTATACGCTTTCTAGGTTTACTTTCAAGGGTAGAAGATTCATTTTGATCGTTCTTTTTTTCGTGCAAATGATACCTTTTTATGTGCTCATGATTCCATTGTTTACAATGTTTTCAAAGCTAGGACTCACCAACACCGTCACAAGTTTGCTGGTGATTTACAGCGGTTATGGTGCAGCCTTTGGTGCAATAATGGCGCGTGCATTTTTCAGTGCGATACCCAAAGAACTTGAAGAAGTAGCTTGGCTTGACGGCTGCACAAAGCTTCAAGCGTTGATGAAAGTAATACTCCCAGTTTTTCTTCCCAGTGTAGGTGCAATCTTTGCTTTTTGTTTTGTAAACAGTTGGAACGAGGTGTTTACAGCCGTTCTTTTCATTCACAGCGAACACAAAATGACTGTTCCTGTTGCACTTTATTCTTTTGTTTCCAAAGCCGGTATTCAGTGGAATGTCATGGCAGCTGGTATAACCATAGCTGTGATTCCAAACATAGTTGTTTTTGGTTTGGCGCGGAAATACATTGTGCAGGGACTAACACAAGGAGCCATCAAAGGATGAGGCAAATTGAAAAAATCAACCCAGCATCCTCTTAACATCATCTATTAACTTGCTATCGCCCAAGTAATTCAGTTCATCCCAAAGTTCAGGGTTTTTGATGATAAGCATTGCCGTAGCTTTAACTATATCCTGTTTAACCACGTTTGAAAATTCCTCCATTTTGTAGGCTTTGATTAGATAATCCAAAGCTTTTTTAGTTGGTATATTCGCAAGCACCATGATCGCTTGTTCAGCCAGTTCTTGCCGGTATTCGTCTTCAATTAGGAAGTATCCAACAACGTCTACAACTTTTTCTCCTTCTCCAAGTTTTGCCAAAGCTTCGTAAATCACAAGGTGTGCCATTTCATCGTCGTATCTTTGAAGTAAGTTGTAAAGGTCTTTTTTAATGCTCTGCTCGTTCAAGTCTGCCAAAATATCTGCTATGTAAAGAGTTATAACATCGTTTTTCTCGTTTTTGTGCATCCTTTCTTTGAACTTTTCCAGTAACACCGGTTTAGCTTGATCACCAAATCTGTATATCGTCTCGATAACTATATCTCGAACTTCTTCGTTTTCATCTTCAAGCAAGTTCAACAAAACCGGAATAGCACTGATGCCTTTTTCTAAGATTATTCTGTCTATCAGCGCTTTGTATTTCTCTACATCCATCGCACCACACCACCTTTTTCGACAACCAATTTGCGCGAAAAGTACTCCGCAAACTCGGGATCATGAGTGACAAATCCAACCACTTTGTTCAGCTTTTCCATTCCTTTCAAAACTGAAGCCATTTTGGATTTGTTCTCAGAATCCAACGCAGAGAAACCTTCATCAACAAAGAAAGCCTCCATTTCTCCCAAAGTTGCCTCTGCGATTGCCATTGCAAGAGCTAAGGATACAATCGTTTTTTCTCCTCCTGATAAACCATCCGCATGTCTTATAACTCCAAAATCGCGTATTACGAATCCATTTGGCCCTATACCAAGCTGAAATCTGCCATCGGTTATTACGTTCAAATGTTGGTTGGCAAGCGTTAATATCTGATCTAAGGCGACTTTTGCAACATAAGCTTGGAATTCTTTTGCACCAAACGTTGATTTCACCAAACTGTAGACTTGATATTTCTCATAAACAGTCTGATATTCTTGTTCGCATCTTTGTTTTTTCAATTCTAATTCTTCGATTTGATTCAACAAATGTTGTGTCACGGCTTTTTCGTTTATCACTAAATCCCTTTGTTTCTTTAATTTTTGAATTTCTTCACCCAATTCTGCCAACTTTTTATAAGTTGTAGATCTGTCAACGGTCATTTGACTCAACAATTGGTTTTTCCTTTGCTTACAATCGTTTAATCGAATTTGGATGTTCTTTAGTTGTTCCAAGGCGTTTTCCACTTTTAAATTTCTGAGTTTTTCGAAATCTTCAAAAGTCAAGCTCGCTTTGTCAAGTTCTTCGAAAAAGGCTGTTTCGCTCTCTTTTGCCCTTTCTTGAAGCAATTTCAACTTATCATCCAATAATTTCAATTCTTCTCGAATTTCTTCTATCCTTTGTGTTATCTGATTTTTTGATTCTAGTAAAGACGAAATTTGACTTTCAACAAGGGATTTTTCTTTTGTCACACTTTCTAACTTTTTAGACAGCTCATCGATATCCTTTGTTAGATTTTGGTAATACCCTTCTTTAACCAAATCCTCTTGTAGTGTTCGAATCATTTGATTTTTTTCCTCTAACTCAACGTTGAGTTTTATTTCATCACTTGTTAGACTATCGAACTGCTTGTTCAATACTGCAAGTTCACTTTCGATTGCAACAATTTGGCCCTTTAGATCTTCAAGTTGCTTTAGCTTTTGTTCGTAAAGCCCAAGGTTTATTTCAGCTTGAATAGGCGGTTGACCTTTGTATTCGTTGCCACAAACTGGGCATCGATCTCCCACAGCAAGATGTTGAGCTATCAAAGAAGCCATCTTTGCAATCGCCACATTGTTCATGGATTGAATTTCGTTGTTTAAATCCTCGGACGCAGTGTAAAGTTTTTGAAGATCTTGTTTTTTCCTTTCGATTCGCTCTTTGACGTCTTGACTTTTTCTTTTAATTTGGCTTAGATATTCTTCAAGTTTTCTCTTTTCGGCGGCAAGTTGAACTATTTTTTGAAGTATCGGCTCTGAATTCTGCCGTATTTTTGTCAAGTTGTCCAACTTTACCCTTAATGTTTCATAGAGACTGTTCAAATCATTCAAACGATTGCTTTTTTCGTTGATCTGTAATTTTGTTTGTTCAAGTTGCGACTGAAGTTTATCGAGTTTGTCAACGGTTTTTCTTCTCTCTTGCAAAGTTTGCTGGACAAGTTCTTTATCGTTTTTGTACCTAATGTAAATCGCTTCCAGCTGTTTAGCTACGATGATTTTTTGTTCTTTTTCGGCTTTTTGCGCTAAATCTTTTTCGAGTTTTTCAAGTTCTGCTATTTGTTGATCCAGTTGATCGATCTCCTTCCACGTTTCTGCAGCTTTTTTGACGATTTCATGCTCTAACTCGAGTTTTGAAAGTTGCTGTTCAATTTGTTTTAAGTACTCTTCGTATTGTAGAATTTTTTCTTTGTTTGTTTTTGCACTTAGATCTTCTAATTGTTTTCTAAGCGATGACAGTTCAAATTGTTTAATTTCGTGCTGCGTTTTTGCCTCTTGAAATTTTTCTGCAATCTTTTCTTGAACAGTTTTCAACACTTTCTTTGGAAAAAGCACATCGAATATGACTTCTTCTATTTTCGACCAACTGGCCGTCAAGAGTTCTGTAGCCATTCCCTGGGGAAGTAAAAACGTCGTTATGAAACTATCGTAAGAAGCTCCAATAATCTTTTGAACAAAGTCGTCGACAGCGCTTCTTTGAGTGGCGATAACCTTATTGTTCTCCAGAAGTTTGGCTTGATGTCCATTTTCGCTCACTCTTCTTATTATTTGGTATTTTTTTCCATTTTTGAGGAAGGTGAATTGTACCTGGCAAAAATCGCTACCAGTTCGAACATAACTTTTAGGGCTCTGCCGGCCATACCTAACGCCTGCACCATAAAGTGCGAAAACCATCGCTTCGAGTAAAGAAGATTTTCCTGCCCCGTTTTTTCCCACGATCAGAAAAACTCCCTGTTCAAATTCAACATTTGCGTATTTTATTCCCAAAAAATTCTCCACCTTTATACTAACTGGTCTCAAAGCTCTTCCACCTCTTTCAATATTTCTTCAACAGTTTGAATCATCTTGTCTTCAAACCCTTCAAATCGACCTTTTATGAATTGTTTGTACATATCGAGCAAATCCAACTTTTTGATTTGCGTCAAAATTGATGTGGAATCGTACTCGTTTTTGAAAACAACTTTTCGAACACATTCGAAATTGTCCATAAAGTATCGTCTCACTTCGTTCGACTCCGGTGCATCGAAGACTAACCTTGCATACCCTTCGAAAGATTTCAGCTCATCGGAAAGCTTATCGATTGTTTTAGCGGAATAATCTGACAAGTAGAAAGTCTTGAGTTTTTTGCAAGGCGTTTTGATTTCCAAAATGCGCTTCTGCGAGCCTTCAAAATCAACTATTAAAGCCCCTTTTGATTCTTTTTCTTCGCCAAAGTCAAAAATTATTGGTGAACCACAGTAGCATACAGTTGGATTCACAGACAGTTGTCCTTGGTGATGGATGTGTCCAAGCGCTACGTAATCGATTCCCGTTGGAACAACAGTTGTTTTTATTTCTACCTCTATGTGATTCTCTCTCTCGGATTCTATGCTTCCTTCAACCATCAAATGCCCAGCTACGATATTTAGTTTGTAAGGGTTTATCTTTTGTCTAACTTCCTCGAAAAACCAATTCAGAAAATCTTTTGCTCTTGCCAAGTTGTCATGGAATTCTAAAAGTCTTTGTACATCTATGTATGGAATTGCGAAGATGTTGAAGTTGCCTATTTGCAATGGTTCAACAACAGGTTCATCCACGATGAACAAGTTTTTCACTTTCAGATTTTTCCAAGCTTTAAGGCCTTGCCAGTCGTGATTTCCAAGTACCACTATCGTTGGAGCCAAGGAAGCGAATTTTGCCAATATATCCGCCAACAAGTTTAAAGCTTCTAGCCTCGGTGAAACCCTGTTGTGAAGAACATCTCCAGTGATCAAAATTAAATCTACTTTTTCTTCT
Proteins encoded in this region:
- a CDS encoding carbohydrate ABC transporter permease — encoded protein: MNNPRFIGFQNYVSVLNDPWFLTYVLNTIVWIGFSVLFQFVFGLILALLLNKPFFGRSVYMGLVFYPWSLSGFVIGLLWSWLLNGQFGVLNDILLKIGIIRSSVSFLSDPKLAMFSVIMVNVWYGIPFFAIMLLAALQAIPQELYEAAAIDGAGLWKQFLTITLPSLKPTIVNSVLLRIIWVMNFPDIIYGMTRGGPAGVTTTLSVYMINIVYYRNDFGKAAAVGVIITLILLSFTVLYLALLGRDE
- a CDS encoding AAA family ATPase, producing MRPVSIKVENFLGIKYANVEFEQGVFLIVGKNGAGKSSLLEAMVFALYGAGVRYGRQSPKSYVRTGSDFCQVQFTFLKNGKKYQIIRRVSENGHQAKLLENNKVIATQRSAVDDFVQKIIGASYDSFITTFLLPQGMATELLTASWSKIEEVIFDVLFPKKVLKTVQEKIAEKFQEAKTQHEIKQFELSSLRKQLEDLSAKTNKEKILQYEEYLKQIEQQLSKLELEHEIVKKAAETWKEIDQLDQQIAELEKLEKDLAQKAEKEQKIIVAKQLEAIYIRYKNDKELVQQTLQERRKTVDKLDKLQSQLEQTKLQINEKSNRLNDLNSLYETLRVKLDNLTKIRQNSEPILQKIVQLAAEKRKLEEYLSQIKRKSQDVKERIERKKQDLQKLYTASEDLNNEIQSMNNVAIAKMASLIAQHLAVGDRCPVCGNEYKGQPPIQAEINLGLYEQKLKQLEDLKGQIVAIESELAVLNKQFDSLTSDEIKLNVELEEKNQMIRTLQEDLVKEGYYQNLTKDIDELSKKLESVTKEKSLVESQISSLLESKNQITQRIEEIREELKLLDDKLKLLQERAKESETAFFEELDKASLTFEDFEKLRNLKVENALEQLKNIQIRLNDCKQRKNQLLSQMTVDRSTTYKKLAELGEEIQKLKKQRDLVINEKAVTQHLLNQIEELELKKQRCEQEYQTVYEKYQVYSLVKSTFGAKEFQAYVAKVALDQILTLANQHLNVITDGRFQLGIGPNGFVIRDFGVIRHADGLSGGEKTIVSLALAMAIAEATLGEMEAFFVDEGFSALDSENKSKMASVLKGMEKLNKVVGFVTHDPEFAEYFSRKLVVEKGGVVRWM
- a CDS encoding metallophosphoesterase family protein, yielding MPKILHTSDWHLGIESWIGSKSTDRLEELKVALNFLVEKAKEEKVDLILITGDVLHNRVSPRLEALNLLADILAKFASLAPTIVVLGNHDWQGLKAWKNLKVKNLFIVDEPVVEPLQIGNFNIFAIPYIDVQRLLEFHDNLARAKDFLNWFFEEVRQKINPYKLNIVAGHLMVEGSIESERENHIEVEIKTTVVPTGIDYVALGHIHHQGQLSVNPTVCYCGSPIIFDFGEEKESKGALIVDFEGSQKRILEIKTPCKKLKTFYLSDYSAKTIDKLSDELKSFEGYARLVFDAPESNEVRRYFMDNFECVRKVVFKNEYDSTSILTQIKKLDLLDMYKQFIKGRFEGFEDKMIQTVEEILKEVEEL
- a CDS encoding HEAT repeat domain-containing protein encodes the protein MDVEKYKALIDRIILEKGISAIPVLLNLLEDENEEVRDIVIETIYRFGDQAKPVLLEKFKERMHKNEKNDVITLYIADILADLNEQSIKKDLYNLLQRYDDEMAHLVIYEALAKLGEGEKVVDVVGYFLIEDEYRQELAEQAIMVLANIPTKKALDYLIKAYKMEEFSNVVKQDIVKATAMLIIKNPELWDELNYLGDSKLIDDVKRMLG
- a CDS encoding carbohydrate ABC transporter permease, with the protein product MLSKRKRIVLSTVRAIGLSIFLVCAIFPLLWIVLTSLKESTEVYTFPIRYIPSKISFDAYRYLFSFAKFHIYFKNSLVVSLLSATIATISSLLSGYTLSRFTFKGRRFILIVLFFVQMIPFYVLMIPLFTMFSKLGLTNTVTSLLVIYSGYGAAFGAIMARAFFSAIPKELEEVAWLDGCTKLQALMKVILPVFLPSVGAIFAFCFVNSWNEVFTAVLFIHSEHKMTVPVALYSFVSKAGIQWNVMAAGITIAVIPNIVVFGLARKYIVQGLTQGAIKG
- a CDS encoding ABC transporter substrate-binding protein, which encodes MKRVMSVLLLVILFFSVVLSQQVTLRVIQVFTSPLRTKILEQIIQKFEEQNPGVKVELISPPYETAYQKIYLMVSAEEPLDIVEVGDWSLSALASMGKLLSLEPYLAKSELTKYLVEGVLESARTYKNTAYLLPNAIYVKTLFYRPDILSKYGITEPAKTMDELLEHCRILTRSDKNQYGFDFRGKGYPTAFIDIVMTSFFDDIDPNCMYLKKDGKLIFEDKRALEALNFYIELYKTAPKDSINWGFDEQVNAFVSGITPYLFQDPDTVGLLNELMVEGTYKTAPLPIGKGGKAYPTIGFAGWGITSYSKNKDLAWKFIEFFNSPEINALWCKEYGALPVDKRVYEMEPYFQSEKFAGWIAMFNDPEKYQFTRYPLDNEAWSEWNEPHETTMQQVLLGKLKPEAALKMWADFWKKAGLGK
- a CDS encoding amidase codes for the protein MTITEAIRMISKRKVGIVELVNLCLENIHKNQDLNAFITCMEEQALEEAKEKEKVAKNADFEKQPLLGIPIAVKDLIDVKGVPTTAGSLFFKENIAKEDAFVVKLLRKAGAIIVGKTNLHEIALGVTNNNPHFGPCRNPYDKSKISGGSSGGSAVAVATGMALAALGTDTGGSIRIPAALCGVVGLKPTYGVVSTSGVIPLAWHLDHVGPITSSVEDAHLIFRITRKYDRNNPYSVTRVYKVKRNLSRLRVAVAVGEYIEEADQRILELVRDIAKSLEKMGFSVEQKKLDWLKDLAAANVLMTQVEAATFHKERLLKNPEMFGSDVRERLMQGLNTSGTDYALARKTQTEAKHIFREFFKEYDLILLPTTPITAPPIEGENAVAMARKLTRFTAPFNISGLPALTVPVGFVDGLPAGVQLVASWFEEELLFFVGQKIESIVK